The Herminiimonas arsenitoxidans sequence TCTGACGCAGTTCTCCAGCAAGGCGACTCGTTTGTCTGCTTTTGGCGCGGTGGCATTGATAGTGACCGCGGTGGCGATGATGCTGATGATAGATCGCGTGTTCAATCAGATCTGGCGCGTCAAAACCAAGCGTCCCATCATGCAGCGCATTTTGGTGTATTGGGCGATTGTCACCTTGGGACCACTGCTGATAGGCGCATCGATGTCGCTGACATCGTATTTGTTTACTGCGACGGATGGGGTGGTGAAAGGTGTTCCATTTGTGGGCGCCATGTTTTATACATCGATATCCATCTTGCTGAGTATGGTGGCATTTACCTCGCTGTATATCGTCGTGCCTAATCGTCTGGTCGAGTGGCGTGATGCGGCGTGTGGTGGCTTACTGGCGGCGATTGCATTTGAGATCGTAAAACGCTTGTTTGCCGCTTTCGTGGTGAAAGCGCCTACTTATACCGTGGTGTATGGCGCGGTAGCGGCTTTCCCGATTTTTCTGGTGTGGATCTATCTGGGATGGATGATTACGCTGGCTGGAGCGGTTGTCACAGCGGCGTTGCCTATCGTTAAATACGAACGCTGGTGGCATATCCCGCAACCGGGTAGTGCTTTTGTCGATGCGATGGCCTTGTTGGCGGTGTTATATGACGCGCGGGCATCGGCCGATTCTTCTGTCGTCGATACCAAGTTGTTGCGTGACAAGACGCTGCTGGGATTTGATGAGTCCGAAGCGCTGTTGGAAAAAATGCTGGATGCCGGCTGGGTCGCGCGGCTCAAGTCGGAAGGGCCAAAGCGCATGCAATGGGGCAAGCGCATTACCGATGGCCTGGATCGCTGGGTCTTGCTGGCGAATCCGGAGTATCTGACCTTGGCCGACGTGTATCGATTATTCGTATTCGACGCCTCAGGCAACGAGACTTTGGCGAAAAAAGTCGAATGTGCAGTCGAACAAGGTCTGGATCAGTCACTTGCCGCTTATTTTAAATCATCGGACTAGAACGAAATCTGTCCGGTCAGCATTTGCCAGTACATCAGCCATGAACCGATGAAAGAGTAAAACGGTTGCTTGAATGATCGAGGGCGGTTTTGCTCAAACTTGAAGTGGCCTATCCAAGCCAAGCCGTAAAACGACACAATGGCTGCAAGTAACCACCATGCATTGCCTGTGAGGACAAGAATGGTCAGGAAAATGAGGGCAAGTGACGAGCCGAGAAAATGTAACTGGCGGGACGTGCGGTCAGAATGCTCCGTCAGATAAGCAGCATAAAACTCGGAAAACGATTGATACGTCTTTTGTGCAATCACACTCATGACGGCCTCCGCTGGTTGTTTTTGCTACTTCAGATTAGTCCTCGTTGGGCGGGGATGCAAGTTCTATTGGCAGGGAGCATGAAACAAGGGCGCGCCTGAATACGGTAGTTACAACGGGCGTCGTAGGGTATTGTGGTGGTTTCATCTATTTATTCAGGCTTGCGAAGCGATAGTGGATTTTTCGCCGCGCTTGCGCTACATTGAAAGTGTCCGAAGCATAACCACAACTTCTTGAGGACGGTCCCATGAAAGTATCCGAAATACTCAAAGTAAAAGGAAACATTCTCTTCACGGTGACACCAGATAGTCCGATGCTGGATGCAGTCAATGTAATGGCGGAAAAAGACATCGGTTCTCTGGTAGTGATGGAGGCGGGCAATCTGATTGGCATGTTGACCTTCCGCGAGGTAATGGCAACCATACATGCGAATGGCGGTGCAGTAGGTAGTGATACTGTACGTCGTCACATGAACAACAAGCCGATCACGATCACATCCGATACAGAGGTCAATGATATCCGTCGTTTGATGCTGGAAAAACATGCACGTTATGTTCCGGTTCTCGATGGAAAAATTCTGGTCGGTGTTATCTCTTTCTACGACGTTGCGAAAGCAGTGCTCGAAGCGCAAAGCTTTGAAAACAAAATGCTGAAGTCGTATATTCAGGATTGGCCGGCGGTCGCCAACGAGCAAGACAGTTAAACCGTATAGAAGAAAATCAAAAGCCGTTCGCGTATTCATTAAATACGCGAACGGCTTTTTGTCATCTTGATACCTTACAATCCCTTGATCTGTAATCTGTTGCGTCTGATGCGTAGTATCAATGCGCACGGATTTTTTGAACCTACTCTTTCCTCTCATGCGCAAACCTAGTCAGTTCAGCTTGCTCGCACAACGTCGCTTTGCTCCTTTTTTCTGGACGCAATTTCTGGGCGCATTTAATGACAATGTTTTTAAAACGGCCTTGTTGACGATACTGACTTTCGAAGCCTTGAATTGGACCACGATAGACAGGGGATTGTTGAATAACCTGATTCCGGGTTTGTTCATTTTGCCGTTTGTCTTGTTTTCTGCGATTGCCGGGCAATTGGCTGACAAGTTTGAAAAATCAGGCCTGGTGCGTTACATCAAGCTGCTGGAAGTCGCCATCATGCTCGCCGCAGCAATCGGCTGGATGCGGCACGATCTGTGGTTGTTGATTGCAGCGGTGGCGGGCATGGGTTTGCATTCAACGTTGTTCGGTCCGGTTAAATACTCTTACTTACCGCAAAAACTCGCACCTGGTGAGCTGGTCGGGGGCAATGGTTTGGTGGAGATGGGGACATTCGTCGGCATCTTGCTGGGCGAAGTATTGGGTGCCGTGCTGGTATTGCACAAACCGTGGGGAATTGAACTTGTCGCTGGTGGCACAATTGTGATTGCCTTGCTGGGCTGGTTGTCGAGCCGCGCGATTCCGCTGTCGCCAGCGCCAGAGCCTGAGTTGAAAATTAACTGGAATATTGCAACGGAAACAGTGCGCAATATCCGTTTCTCCCGACAGAATCGTCCAGTATTTTTATCCATGCTGGCCAACTCGTGGTTCTGGTTTTATGGCGCGATTTTGTTGGCGCAATTTCCCTTATATGCAAAAGATTATTTGCATGGCGATCACAGTATTTTTGTCCTGTTGCTGACGATATTCTCACTGGGCATCGGTGCCGGCTCCTTGTTATGCGAGCGTCTGTCTGGTCACAAGGTGGAAATCGGTCTGGTGCCGTTTGGTGCAATCGGTTTATCGGTATTTGGTTTCGATTTGTTCCTGTCCAGCATCGCGTACACCAATACATCGCTGGTCGATATTGGCGGCTTCCTGCAGCAGCAAGGCAGTCTGCGCATATTGTTCGATTGCTTGATGATAGGCATGTTCGGCGGTTTGTATATCGTTCCCTTGTTTGCCTTGATTCAGACGCGCTGCGATCCCGCACACATGTCGCGCACGATTGCTGGCATGAATATCTTGAATGCGCTGTTCATGGTTGTGGCTGCATTGGTCGCTATGGTTTTGCTGAATCTGGGTTTGAGTATTCCGCAACTGTTTCTCGTCACTGCGATTTTGAATGCGCTGGTTGCTGCATACATTTTTACCGTGGTGCCAGAGTTCCTGCTTCGCTTCCTCGCATGGTTGATGCTGCACACCACGCATCGCGTGCGGGCCATCAATGCCGAACGTATTCCACAGGATGGTGCGGCAATTCTGGTTTGTAACCATGTCAGTTATATGGATGCGATTGTTATCTTGGCTACGAGTCCACGTCCCTTGCGTTTTGTGATGGATCATCGCATTTTTAAAATTCCTTTGTTATCCGCATTGTTCAAGGCTATAAGAGCGATTCCTATTGCTCCTGCCAGTGAAGATACAGAGGTGATGGAAGCTGCTTATGAAACGATTGCGCATGCATTACAACGCGGGGAGTTGGTCTGTATTTTCCCTGAAGGGAAGTTGACGAATAATGGTGAGTTGAATGAATTCAAGGGCGGCATCATGAAGATCCTGGAACGTACGCCAGTGCCAGTTATTCCGATGGCGCTGCGTGGTTTGTGGGGCAGTTTGTTGACACGCAGTGCTGACAATCCTTTCCAACGCTCCTTCCGCAGCGGACCGTTTTCCAGGTTGGAGTTGGTAGTAGGTTTGCCGATGTCGGCGGCAGAAGTCACGCCGGAAATTCTACGTGCTCAGGTGCAGAATCTGCGCGGCGAGATGAAGTGATATGTGTAGCTTAATGCGAGCAGTTTAAATCGCGGGTATTGCTGCGATTGAGTGGGGATGTATTGCAGGCGAAAGAGGTATTACGTTTGCGGATGCAATGCATCGTCATCATTGTTTCTTTGCGGCGCAATGAGCGGTAGAGTCAAGGTGAAGGTCGTACCGATACCAATTGCACTTTGCACACGAACACGACCACCCAGCACGCCGCTGACAATGTTGTGAACAATATTCAAGCCTAGGCCTGATCCGCCAGCCCCCAGTTTGGTGGTGAAGAAGGGATCGAAAATTCGATTCAAATTCTGCGCAGGAATGCCGATGCCATCATCCTTGATGCTGAGTTCTACCCAGCCATCGATAGTGTTGCGGGCGGAAATCACCACGACACCTTGTGCTTTTCCATCGAAGCCGTGCAACAGCGCGTTATTGATCAAATTGGTCAATACTTGACCCAAGGGACCAGGATAGCTGTCGAAACTAATATCATCCGGAATATCCTGCTCGACCACGATGCCATTCTTGCGTATCACCGGCCATAGCGTCAGAAGGATTTCGCTGGTGACTTCAGCCAGAGAAAATGGGCGTCTTTGCGAGCTGGTTTGATCGATTGCAACTTGTTTGAAGCTGTTGACCATATCTGCGGCACGATGCAAATTCCTCACCAGAATATCGCCGGCCTTGCCAACGTCAGTGATGTAACTCTCCAGCGTTGAACGTTTGATCCCGTGGTTGTCACGATAATTTTCTGTGAGTGCAGAAGTCTGATCACTGAGAGTGCTGGCGACCATCAGACTGTTACCGATAGGCGTATTCAATTCATGTGAAATACCAGCGACCAGCGCGCCTAGCGCTGCCAATTTTTCGTTATTTACCAATTCTTCATGGGCGAGATTTAGCGCATCCAGTGTGGTTTCCAATTCCTGGTTTGCCTGCTGTAACTCTTCCGTACGTTCGATGACGCGATCTTCCAGCGTAGTGTTGAGATCAAGAATTTCGTTCTCAATCAAACGTTTTTCCGTCACATCCTGACAGGCGAGAATGCCAAACTGCTCGCCCTCAAGCAAGAAAATATGTCCGGAAAGTTGAATCAATACTTTGGTGCCGTCACCTCTATACATCCATATTTCGCCATGTGATCCCGTCTCTCCGCTGGTTCTTAATTTCTCTAAAAGAACGTCTCGATCGACAGGGTCGCAGTACATCGCAAGATCTTGCGTATTTCTTCCAATGACAGATGAGCGTGATCGCAGGAACAATCGTTCGAACGCACTGTTGATGTCTTTGATCACATTATTATTTTTGACTTGTGTAACGAACATCGGCACTGGTGTCGAATGAAAAATCGTGGCAAAGCGTTGCTCGCTTAGACGCAATTCTTCTTCCGTATGTTTGCGCTCCAGCTCGGCAGAGGCGCGTTCGCTGAATACTTGTAGCAATGAGCGGGTCAGGTCGGGATTGCGTAGCGCGCTAGAGTGCATGACGGCCAATACGCCTATCGTATGCCCGTTTACATCATGCAGAGGCGCGCCTGCATAACTATCCCAGCCTTGTGCATTCAAGACCTTGTATTGCGGGAATATGGATTGAACATCGATAGCCAAGACGCAGATCTGGCCTCTTAATGTTCGCTCACAAGGCGTTCCGGAAATCGTGTATTCGAAGTTGTCGACAGTATTGCCATGCAAGTACGCCGACAGTGTGTGTATGCGCGTTGGATGATCTGGCTTTTGCAGCAAGCCTATGAAGGCGCAATCGGCGCGCAATGCGGATGCCAGATCATGGACGAGCGATTCAAAGAAGGATTTCCCTGTTATGCCATGCGTACCTTGTGCCAGTCGCAAGAGTGCATGATCGGCTTCCGCTTTTTGTTCTTCCAGCAATTGCTGCACACTTGATGCCTTGCGTTTTTCTGTGATGTTTTCTGCCAATGTCAACAATCGTCCCTTGTTGCCGTCGCTTTCATCTATTGTTGTGTAACGCCATGCGCAAGTAATCGTACGGCCATCTGCAGTTAGATGGTCGTAGATGCTGTGTGCATTTTTGGTATCGGGTTGTTGGATGAATGTATCGATGAAATTGGGTTGTGTGTAAGGAGCCAGAAAGCGTCCATTTCGTCCGAGTACTTCTTCACGGCGATAACCGAATATCTGTTCCGCGGCTTTATTCCATTCAATGATCTGGCCATTCTTGCTCCATTCAATGATGGCGAGAGGACTTTGTTCCAGCAATAAGCGCAAGCGTGTTTCGCGCTCGTGCAGTGTTTTTTCTATACGAATACGCTTCTCGATATCGTCCAGCAGCTCTTGATTCTTTTGGTCCAGATCGGAAAACAGAGTGCGCAGATGGATACGCGTATTTTCAAGTCCTTGCGCAAGCGCACCGATTTCATCTTGATGCTTCCATGTGAATGGTTCGTCCAGTTTGCGTTCAGCCAATTGCTTGGCGCTCGTCTTCAAACGCAGCAAGGGACGCACCAAGCGTCGTTCCAACAAGATCAGAATGAGCAGGATAGACAAGCCGGTTTGTACAGCCAAGAGCAGAGCTTGATACGCAAGGCCTTCTGTCATGACTTGCTGTAAATGCAGGCTGTTGACCTCGACGCTTAGCGATCCTGCGGCTTGACCACGATGATAGACATTGATATTAGAGCTGGCGGTAAAGCCTACGCGCCTATCGTGATGAGCAGCGATGGCAAAAGGTGTGTGTTTGTTGTCGCGTGCTTCAATGCGGACGATATTATTATTTTTAGACAGCGCAGTATCGATGGCTGTGCTGACGTCCTGATAATCGAGATTCCACAAGGCTGCGCTGATGCTGTCGGCGATCATGGCCGCATTTTCTTCAGCGAGCTTGATGGTTTTATTTTTTATTTCTGAATCGTAGAGCTTGAACCAGCTATAGCCATTGATCAGAATTGCCGGCACGAGCAAACCGATTATCACGGTCAATACGATTGAACGACGCAACGTGAGTACGCTTTTTTTCATATCGTCCGGCGGAGAGTTGGGCTGGTCGGCGATGACAGAAAGCAGCCGGCCTTGTGCGCGAGATGGAGTGTTTTTGTGCGTTCTAGATTTGTTTGTGATTACCCAACCAACTGTGCAGTGCGTCGGAAGTCATGGGTTTTGCGAATAGATAACCTTGGCCCATAGGACAGCCGAGCGCAGTCAGAATCTCTGCCTGTCTTTCATCTTCTACGCCTTCAGCAATGATATCCAGTTCCAGATTGCGACCTAACTGAATAATCATTTCGGCTATGCTGCTGCCGCGTGACGAATCAGTAATTTCTGTAACGAAGGCGCGATCAATCTTGAGACGATCTACGCTTAGTTTTTGTAAGTGGCTGAGCGAGGAGAAGCCAGTGCCGAAATCATCAATCGCGATGCTGACGCCGGTTGCCGTAATTTGATCCAGCAATTTGATCAAGGCATCGGGTTCTTCCATCGCCATCGATTCGGTGATTTCCAGCTCGATGCAATGCGGCGGAGCATTGGTGTCGTGTAATGCATTGCGCAGCATGCTGAGGAAGTGCGGATGACGGAACTGCACCTGGGATACGTTGACCGAGACCATGAAGTCGGTAAAGCCCAGGCGTTGAACGCGTACAAGTTCCTGGCAAGCTTGGCGCAGTACCCATTCACCCAGTTCGATGATCAAGCCTGAATATTCGGCAATCGGAATAAAGCGGCTAGGCGGAATCGAAGAGCCATCTTCAGTCGTCCAGCGCAATAGCGCTTCCGCACCGACTGGCATGCGCGTGGCCATGTCGACTTGCGGTTGATAGACGACGGACAAATGTCGCTCTTCAAACGCGGCGCGTAAAGCGTGCATCATGTTGACGCGTTCACGGATGTCGATACCCATGTTGCGGGAGAAATACAGATGTCCGGTGCGTTGCTGATGCTTGGCACGCTTGAGCGCGATATGCGCATTTTTCAACGCTTCTACACCACGACCTTTATGTTCGGACAAACGAACCAGGCCGACGGTTGCAGAGAGTTGTACATCTTGTCCGTCGATGCTGAATGGACGTTCAAACTGAGCAAGCACAGCGGCAGGGTTGACTTGAATGTCGTCGCCCAATACGCCAAAGGTGTCGCCACCGACGCGCGCCACAATCAATCTATCGCCCAGACGTGATTGCAAGCGTGTTGCTACGGCAAGCAATAGCAGATCGCCGAATTGATGGCCGAGCGTGTCATTGGTTTCTGCGAAATGATCAATGTCGATCAGTGCCAGCGTGGTTGGCTGGTTTTTGGTCGAGATTAAATTCTCGTCGATGATTTCTTTGAGGCGTGTGCGATTCGGCAGTTTGGTCAGCGAATCGTAGAAAGCGGAATTGTGTAGACGTGTAACGAGCGAAATGTTGGCAAGACCAACTGAAATATTGCTACAGAAAACCTCCAGCAAGCGTAGTTCGATATCGTTTAACGGTCGCTCGGTTCTGAAGAAGGCTGCAAAATTTCTAAATGCATTGCCGGTGAAGTGCAGGGCGGTAAATTCACGGCCATAGATATTGCGTTTTTCGTGCAGGGCGCGGGTTAAGGTCTTGTCGATACTCGCATCTTCGATGGAGGACAGCGGATGATTGATCAAGTCGCTGTATTTTCCTGCGGCGGCGACGATGAATAAGGCATTTTCCTGGTTATGGAGCTGCTCCTGTATGCAAAACAAACCGTCAGGCGGCAGGCTAAGCAGGCGAGCAATTTGGGTTATTACGCCAGTGGTGAATTCTTCAAACGTTTGTAACGCCATCAGCTCTGTACTGGCGCGCAGGATCATATCCAGGC is a genomic window containing:
- a CDS encoding CBS domain-containing protein, whose protein sequence is MKVSEILKVKGNILFTVTPDSPMLDAVNVMAEKDIGSLVVMEAGNLIGMLTFREVMATIHANGGAVGSDTVRRHMNNKPITITSDTEVNDIRRLMLEKHARYVPVLDGKILVGVISFYDVAKAVLEAQSFENKMLKSYIQDWPAVANEQDS
- a CDS encoding YihY family inner membrane protein, whose translation is MKLPTFPFFRELSWPQVRNLFHFAARRLNEERLPQVAGSLTFTTVLALVPILTIALAIFTTFPLFNTFRTSLEAYFVHNLMPKGIANTILGYLTQFSSKATRLSAFGAVALIVTAVAMMLMIDRVFNQIWRVKTKRPIMQRILVYWAIVTLGPLLIGASMSLTSYLFTATDGVVKGVPFVGAMFYTSISILLSMVAFTSLYIVVPNRLVEWRDAACGGLLAAIAFEIVKRLFAAFVVKAPTYTVVYGAVAAFPIFLVWIYLGWMITLAGAVVTAALPIVKYERWWHIPQPGSAFVDAMALLAVLYDARASADSSVVDTKLLRDKTLLGFDESEALLEKMLDAGWVARLKSEGPKRMQWGKRITDGLDRWVLLANPEYLTLADVYRLFVFDASGNETLAKKVECAVEQGLDQSLAAYFKSSD
- a CDS encoding GGDEF/EAL domain-containing response regulator, giving the protein MGKLVSHSEDDLVFLDETVRVSGDGKLGASSDVWQVMIIDDDADVHSATTFALSNVEIQNRPLAFLHAYSAEQAREILAKEPHIAVILLDVVMEQQDEGLQLVHYIRDVLHRAEVRIILRTGQPGYAPEIDAIQQFDINDYKTKSELTRIKLYTVVTAAIRSYEQICTINSSSSGLDMILRASTELMALQTFEEFTTGVITQIARLLSLPPDGLFCIQEQLHNQENALFIVAAAGKYSDLINHPLSSIEDASIDKTLTRALHEKRNIYGREFTALHFTGNAFRNFAAFFRTERPLNDIELRLLEVFCSNISVGLANISLVTRLHNSAFYDSLTKLPNRTRLKEIIDENLISTKNQPTTLALIDIDHFAETNDTLGHQFGDLLLLAVATRLQSRLGDRLIVARVGGDTFGVLGDDIQVNPAAVLAQFERPFSIDGQDVQLSATVGLVRLSEHKGRGVEALKNAHIALKRAKHQQRTGHLYFSRNMGIDIRERVNMMHALRAAFEERHLSVVYQPQVDMATRMPVGAEALLRWTTEDGSSIPPSRFIPIAEYSGLIIELGEWVLRQACQELVRVQRLGFTDFMVSVNVSQVQFRHPHFLSMLRNALHDTNAPPHCIELEITESMAMEEPDALIKLLDQITATGVSIAIDDFGTGFSSLSHLQKLSVDRLKIDRAFVTEITDSSRGSSIAEMIIQLGRNLELDIIAEGVEDERQAEILTALGCPMGQGYLFAKPMTSDALHSWLGNHKQI
- a CDS encoding MFS transporter codes for the protein MRKPSQFSLLAQRRFAPFFWTQFLGAFNDNVFKTALLTILTFEALNWTTIDRGLLNNLIPGLFILPFVLFSAIAGQLADKFEKSGLVRYIKLLEVAIMLAAAIGWMRHDLWLLIAAVAGMGLHSTLFGPVKYSYLPQKLAPGELVGGNGLVEMGTFVGILLGEVLGAVLVLHKPWGIELVAGGTIVIALLGWLSSRAIPLSPAPEPELKINWNIATETVRNIRFSRQNRPVFLSMLANSWFWFYGAILLAQFPLYAKDYLHGDHSIFVLLLTIFSLGIGAGSLLCERLSGHKVEIGLVPFGAIGLSVFGFDLFLSSIAYTNTSLVDIGGFLQQQGSLRILFDCLMIGMFGGLYIVPLFALIQTRCDPAHMSRTIAGMNILNALFMVVAALVAMVLLNLGLSIPQLFLVTAILNALVAAYIFTVVPEFLLRFLAWLMLHTTHRVRAINAERIPQDGAAILVCNHVSYMDAIVILATSPRPLRFVMDHRIFKIPLLSALFKAIRAIPIAPASEDTEVMEAAYETIAHALQRGELVCIFPEGKLTNNGELNEFKGGIMKILERTPVPVIPMALRGLWGSLLTRSADNPFQRSFRSGPFSRLELVVGLPMSAAEVTPEILRAQVQNLRGEMK
- a CDS encoding DUF962 domain-containing protein — translated: MSVIAQKTYQSFSEFYAAYLTEHSDRTSRQLHFLGSSLALIFLTILVLTGNAWWLLAAIVSFYGLAWIGHFKFEQNRPRSFKQPFYSFIGSWLMYWQMLTGQISF
- a CDS encoding PAS domain S-box protein, encoding MKKSVLTLRRSIVLTVIIGLLVPAILINGYSWFKLYDSEIKNKTIKLAEENAAMIADSISAALWNLDYQDVSTAIDTALSKNNNIVRIEARDNKHTPFAIAAHHDRRVGFTASSNINVYHRGQAAGSLSVEVNSLHLQQVMTEGLAYQALLLAVQTGLSILLILILLERRLVRPLLRLKTSAKQLAERKLDEPFTWKHQDEIGALAQGLENTRIHLRTLFSDLDQKNQELLDDIEKRIRIEKTLHERETRLRLLLEQSPLAIIEWSKNGQIIEWNKAAEQIFGYRREEVLGRNGRFLAPYTQPNFIDTFIQQPDTKNAHSIYDHLTADGRTITCAWRYTTIDESDGNKGRLLTLAENITEKRKASSVQQLLEEQKAEADHALLRLAQGTHGITGKSFFESLVHDLASALRADCAFIGLLQKPDHPTRIHTLSAYLHGNTVDNFEYTISGTPCERTLRGQICVLAIDVQSIFPQYKVLNAQGWDSYAGAPLHDVNGHTIGVLAVMHSSALRNPDLTRSLLQVFSERASAELERKHTEEELRLSEQRFATIFHSTPVPMFVTQVKNNNVIKDINSAFERLFLRSRSSVIGRNTQDLAMYCDPVDRDVLLEKLRTSGETGSHGEIWMYRGDGTKVLIQLSGHIFLLEGEQFGILACQDVTEKRLIENEILDLNTTLEDRVIERTEELQQANQELETTLDALNLAHEELVNNEKLAALGALVAGISHELNTPIGNSLMVASTLSDQTSALTENYRDNHGIKRSTLESYITDVGKAGDILVRNLHRAADMVNSFKQVAIDQTSSQRRPFSLAEVTSEILLTLWPVIRKNGIVVEQDIPDDISFDSYPGPLGQVLTNLINNALLHGFDGKAQGVVVISARNTIDGWVELSIKDDGIGIPAQNLNRIFDPFFTTKLGAGGSGLGLNIVHNIVSGVLGGRVRVQSAIGIGTTFTLTLPLIAPQRNNDDDALHPQT